The genomic window ACTCCCGCCAGCGCGCTCATCACCTATCGGGCAAAGGATGCCTGGCCGTGGTTCGTCGCCTTTCTGGGGGTGCTGGTCCTGGCGGCGCTGACGGACAAGCGCTTCGCTCCTCTCGGCCACATCGACTCCCAGGTCGTGTTGAGCTGGACCACCGCCGCGGCGATCGCGAGCTTCACCGTCATGCTCTTCGGCTTCTTTCGCTACTTCCTCATCCAGCGCGAGGAGATCCTCGAGGCCCTGCGGGTCGAGCAGGATAAGTCCGAGCGCCTGCTGCTCAACATCCTGCCCGAGGAGATCGCCGGCCGCCTCAAGCAGCAGCCCGGCATCATCGCGGACGGCTTCCCCGAGGTCACGGTCCTCTTCGCCGACCTGGTGGGGTTCACCAAGCTCTCGGAGGAGCTGAGCGCCCAGGAGCTGGTCCACCTGCTCGATTCAATCTTCACCTCCTTCGACCACCTGACCGAGCGTCACGGTCTCGAGAAGATCAAGACCATCGGCGACGCCTACATGGTGGCCGGCGGCCTGCCGCAGCCGCGCCCCGATCACGCCGAGGCGATCGCGCGGCTCGCTCTGGACATGCGCGACGCCATCACCCGCTCACCGCTCGCGCAGCGGCACGATCTCGCGATGCGCATCGGCATCCACACCGGCCCGGTCGTCGCCGGCATCATCGGCGACACCAAGTTCAGCTACGACATGTGGGGCGACACGGTCAACACCGCGAGCCGCATGGAGTCCCACGGGCTCCCGGGCGAGATCCAGGTCTCGGAGGACACCTACGGGCGACTGTCGGTGGCCTTCGAGCTCGAAGGACGCGGGAGCGT from Pantanalinema sp. includes these protein-coding regions:
- a CDS encoding adenylate/guanylate cyclase domain-containing protein, coding for MSSLSRLVHALLNVNVTSSDGQSRRLRKVSVNATLVLGAACAAIWAIAFAGLGAWWLACVDLGMALLYAILLAGIHRFKRIEPFRSLALGMLLVASLAHHMILGGFAGSGSSILFAFLTPASALITYRAKDAWPWFVAFLGVLVLAALTDKRFAPLGHIDSQVVLSWTTAAAIASFTVMLFGFFRYFLIQREEILEALRVEQDKSERLLLNILPEEIAGRLKQQPGIIADGFPEVTVLFADLVGFTKLSEELSAQELVHLLDSIFTSFDHLTERHGLEKIKTIGDAYMVAGGLPQPRPDHAEAIARLALDMRDAITRSPLAQRHDLAMRIGIHTGPVVAGIIGDTKFSYDMWGDTVNTASRMESHGLPGEIQVSEDTYGRLSVAFELEGRGSVAVKGKGEMPVYLLQGMRSFTASEAPSLA